TAAACCGTCGAGACGGAGAGCCAATATCGTAGCCGCATGTGACGAAATATATCGATCCGCAACGATTGGTAGGATCGAAGGGGGTGGGCGCGTGGTAGCGGAACGACCGAGAGATCTCGGCGACTCTTCCGTCGACCTTCGGCGGGATCAGTCCTGcgtaaattataatgtaatccGATAATGTATAACGATCAGTTGTTTGCCGGTTAAGAATCATTGTTACGAGTAGATTCGACGATATGAATTGgttaatatacttttgtagACAGCGTACGTCTAATGATTGTGAACGAGTTGTGTGGGCCGTTTTGTGACGAATAGCGGCGTAATTGTAACGTAagtcaaattatttcaatacacTCATATATCGTTTGATTATCTCTCTGATTTCTTTTGACTTCCACAATATTCCTTGGGTCTCCCGACGGAACTCCCCTTGTGTTATCTCATGATTAAAGCTTGAAATCGCTAGCCGATTACCGAATATTAAGGAGAATTAGATACGGGATATGAGTTTGTTAGTTCTCATAAAACTAACTGGCGCCCAATTAATTAAGGTAATTTCGTCAAAACTTAGAGCCCTGGCAGCCACTGACCCAGGCCGCGCCAGGTGTCGGCATTATTCGTTAAATTCGTAGTCAGAAAAATAACGCCGGTCTcaaagcacattcaggttgataggataagcagtattgcgtgtagcgagagatggcgtagcaatcgaacaaagacagatgcctctcgttagacaaggacagatatagatatataacatagaaaacaggattagaaatattgacattaccgacgtcgaggaagttcagccTTCGCTATAGGATTCCTGCACCATGGGACACCCAATGCTGCGGCACCATGGGTCACACACGTCACCAAGGTtgataatatgttattttgatTGAAGAAAACATGTCAGAAGTTAGTTTTTCTccaaaaatatgatatttcaaTAGTGGGTTTTGCTATCTtgtttatatcacacgtgcgtggaaagtggcccattacgcgcgcgccatctgtgcgacaaatGGCCAATTCCCCACGCGAGAAATTCCCCACTCGAACCCGTGCGGGAATAGTTActtgtgtaacaagtgaggtAATAGCGTTTTCGATTGAAGCGGATTTGATCGACCCGAGATCGATTAATGACGTCACACGTTCTGCCTCGGGTTACTAGGGATTCATCGAAATATGAACCCATGTTCGACCCATAAACAATCCGCtataatcgaaaataaatattacaatatccaggaaaataatattatattatccaGGAAGTGTCATGTaagttcaaaatttaatattctgtacgataaaatattttaaagaatatttgaagaagtatttatgttattgtattgggaaaagaaaattaggTTAGATTAGATATGCTTTAGGTTAGATATGCTTTTCTGATGTAAATGttgtatgtaaatatatattaataataaaatgtttttttttacagatattgAACCATGTTAGTAAAAAGGATTAtctatgataataataaaacaattcaaaataatGAAGGCATTTTATGTGAAATTAGAAATGATAAAGGTTAGAGTAagataattgcaaatgtaatatatataacaacatTATATCtcgcaataattaaaaattgtagtatTATAAACTAAACATCTGTTTTTGTTTTAGGTGAAActgaaatgaaatttatatccaCAACTTATTTGGAATCAATAGGTCTTATGTTTAATGTATTTGATGACTCGGCATCATCATCaggtaaatttattaattaatattttattaattaatctttgtaTTAGTCAATTTCcttattataagtatataaattttttagttaatttttattaaattttattataataaaatagttatatgatatttttttcttaggtACACAGAATAGAGAAACCTGTAATATTCAATGCgacaaagaaaatgaaaatagttACATCATTATCAATCAGACACATAAATggaatgaaaaagaaacaaagtaTTTACTCGATCAATACTGTCTATATTTTCCACAAATTGGTCCATTTCgagcttttaaaaataaagccgCTATATTTGAACAAATAAGTAAAGACTTGTATCAACAATTTAACATAAGCGTTACTGGACCACAATGTTCtaacagatataaaaatgttagtaGGCAgcataaaaatgcattatctGGTAATAAAGTTTCCGGACATGCTCCTACCGAAGTACCTTATGGCAGTGAgtttgaagaaattaaaaatatagatgatAGTTTGAAACCTGAAGTTTTAGTTGGCGTcaatcaaacaaaaataaataaaagaaaaatagagttTAGCAATAAGAATATTGAGACATATGATATAAGTAATGATAGtgatgaaaaatttgaatCTGATAAaccaaaaaagaaagtaaaatctAATCAATCACTGGAGAATGTTCTGCGAGAAATAGCAACCACTGCCGAAGAAAACAGAGATCGACgtcataaagaaaaatgtgatttattaatatctttattggGAAAATCAGCAAAAGATACAAGTTCTGAATAAGGTTAAAGATTTAAGATattggaataataaataagatagaCTGAGTTACAAAGCAATATTAAGTTACAAAGTGATTTTGTTGCGTTAATTATGTTGTGTactaattatgttattttattttatcaactcaataaaatatgtacacaaagtttataaattacgATCGACGtcataaagaaatatgtaatttattaatatctttattggGAAAATCAGCAAAAGATTCAAGTTTGAATAAGGTTAAAGATTTAAGATattggaataataaataagatagaCTGAGTTACAAAGCAATATTAAGTTACAAAGTGATTTTGTTGCGTTAATTACATACTACTACATTATTATGTTGTGTACTAATTATGTTATGTATActatatttcgtttattttatcaactcaataaaatatgtacacaaagtttataaattaagatcgacatcataaagaaatatgttatttattaatatctttattggaAAAATCAGCAAAAGATTCAAGTTCTGAATAAGGTTAAAGATTTAAGATattggaataataaataagatagaaTAATGAATAGGATATTAGAATaacttcatatatattattttaaaaaaaatactgagTTACAAAGCAATATTAAGTTACAAAGTGATTTTGTTGCGTTAATTACATACTACTACATTAATATGTTGTGTACTAATTATGTTATGTATTACTacatttcgtttattttatcaactcaataaaatatgtacacaaagtttataaattaaaaaactgttttgaaataaaatcaacttttgaaaaaaaaaacgtaattaatattatcttaatataattttaattaaattaatattacgtgTCCCTATGTACCCTATGTAAAGTAATGTCTTCCATAAGTTTTGTAGCTAATCGATCTCTTTTTTGTTTACCAGCCTCTCTTTGTTGTAatggatataatatatattcatttggTTCAGTATCATGTATTTCCacatattctaaaaattctaaattatcattattaacaATACACAAATTGTGTAAAACACAACATGCCATTATAAatttagacatttttaaaacggACCACATTTCTAAGTGCATTAATTGTCTAAATCTACCTTTTAAAATACCAAACGTATTCTCAATTTTAACCCTAGCTTtgcaaaatgaataattaaatgttctCTCCGTTTCATTTAGAATACCATAATCTTTATATggtgttattaaatttgtggACAGTGGGTATGCAGCATCACCAATTATGTGATAATCTTCTCCCATTTGACACACTTTTTCTCGAATAAATGACATGCTATAAACGCGAGCATCATGTATTTTACTGGAAATTCCAGTAAAAACATCTATAAACCTATTTTGAGCATCACATATTCCTTGCAATGTTATAGCTGTCTCATCATGTCGATTAACATATGTAGATCTAATTTTATGACTAGGTGTTCGGATAGATATATATGATCCATCAATGCACCCAACAATACCAGGGATGTGACATATctagaaatataattgataaaaattgtaaattcttataattctaattaattaaatctataattttatatattaatttataatattattgaaataattctcaatattaaaatcaaaattatttattttgtatgttttgttcatgtattttatatttaaatttatttattatcatgagatatataatttttattaaagtatattaagaaatattttattatacctcTTTAAATTGTATGGCatttgtctctctttcttcagCCGTTTGAGGAAACTTAATTATTGATGGTGCAAtatcacataaaaaatttattactctaataattattagatgtgTAGTAGATAAACTCATATCAAATAGATCTGCAACACTACGTATAACACACTTGTTACCTGCAaacctaaaaataaataaaaattaatgtaagcaattatacaaatttaaaacttatttctcattaattcatggtatgaataaataatataggtacaatatatatttgaatgtaCCATAAAAAACACAGAATATGTTCTAAAGCTGTTTTTGATTTATAACCTCCTTTTCTTTCGCCCTCCAAAGAATAATATTCACTTTGTTCGAATAAATCAACAAGAAAATCACACGTTTCACGTGAAATACGAAAACGAGATTTAAACTGTAAtcaaaacatatttttgtataaaattttctatatactttttattttcaataagtATGTATAAGGTTATGTTCATACTAACttctttatcattatataGTTCAATTACTTGTAAAAATGTTGGTATGCGAGGTATTTTTCTTGGTATACTGTTTATTACTTTTGCTATTATTTCCATATCTTCATTATCAGAACTATCCTCAGAAAATATAAACTCTGTAAGAATTAGTACTAAACGTTGTCGATTCATAGATGATGcctaaagatataaataaagctattaattttatatcacataaaaaatattaattgcaaatcaaacttaatttattatattatataatgttatttaatttctcaagTTTTTACCTTTTGTAGTTGTGGTTAAACGGGACGTCACTTTTTAATGCTTTATAACCAGAACCTGAACCAGATTCAAACATATTTCAGGTTGAACATATGTTCACATGGAAACGAGTTTAATCGACCTCGGGTCGATCAAATCCGCTTCAATCGAAAACGCtataagatgaaaattcctgGGTgtggagtttacgcacgagccgaaggcgagtgcggtaaccgcacccggaaattttcatctttacacacggcttacactccctattttatgttgcaagtgcctggaaagtggtctatcacgcacgcgtagcgtgcgtaatggggcactttccatgcacgtgttgcataatatCTTATTCCCGCACGGCCTTGAGTGAGAAATCTCTCGCACGTGCGGAatcggccatccgtcgcacaaatgacgcgcgcgcaataggccactttccacgcactttgtaatataaaatagggtgtgtaacacgtgcgggttgagaattggacacgagtgcgggtgatcgcactcgccttcggctcgtgcgtccactccgcactcgtgtccaattctcaacttcccgcacttgttacacaaataactattgttTTGCCCAATCCTGAACAGTGTCATAAGTATAGGGACCGGATCGCGGTGCCATGCCGTTTTTTCCACTCCAAGCGTGTGCTAGCGCCGTGAGAAGCAGTAGTACCCTCTACCctccacgccgcgccggtctaaaaggtgccttttcatgctgacgctcgacgctcattttcagcggcAAGAAGGTCGCATGACCacaattgacgccggcgtcaattgaaattcatgaaaaggGAAACAACGTCAAAATTTCGGCGTCTTCGCGCTGCTTTGGCTTTGACGCTTGAAGTTGGAAAAATCCAACTTCtttttcttgacgctggcATCATAGTGATGTCACGTGACAATGCTCTGCAATGCTGTTTTTCAGCGTCCCATGAATTGGCACCTTAACGGAgtaaagccttgtgtccacgatgctagaaatcgctccgagatCTCGAACCgagaaaaaattgaccaatcatatttaaataattcggcAATTGACCAATGCGATTGGTTAAATAATCTTTCTccgtccgagatctcggatctcggagcgatttctagcatcgtggacacaaggcttaacGTAGCAAAAGAGGTACCGTCGcgtatataagtttatatatttgtgtactCTCTGCGACGGTGCCCCCTTTGCTCATAATATAGCGCTGAGTCGCTTAGAGTGGGGAAAACGGAACCGCGATCAGATCTCTGGATCATAACagaaacgtataaaataaagtttcttttcaacttttgtaacttttcgttatttcttgaataaataaatctagTTCTTGTGTGTGATTCATAGTGCCCCAGTGACAGACTCATGGTGCCCCGGGTATGGAGCACATTGGGtcatttctgaaaaaatgtattttaatttttttctttccgggaaaaaacctcttatttattcatattagttcgtattagtttatatttgtagatatatgattatatatgatcatataagaaatggaaaatataatcttaaacagtattatatggccatatatgagagtatataattatatatggccatatacagggtgtaccATAAAGACCGGATCAACTCTTAAGGGTATATAGATTCCTGAGATCATTTGGAGACAAAATTCCTAATGCCAAAATGTCGAGGGCTGCTACAGTGTTTAAACGGAAAAGATT
This sequence is a window from Temnothorax longispinosus isolate EJ_2023e chromosome 11, Tlon_JGU_v1, whole genome shotgun sequence. Protein-coding genes within it:
- the LOC139822112 gene encoding uncharacterized protein; the encoded protein is MLVKRIIYDNNKTIQNNEGILCEIRNDKGETEMKFISTTYLESIGLMFNVFDDSASSSGTQNRETCNIQCDKENENSYIIINQTHKWNEKETKYLLDQYCLYFPQIGPFRAFKNKAAIFEQISKDLYQQFNISVTGPQCSNRYKNVSRQHKNALSGNKVSGHAPTEVPYGSEFEEIKNIDDSLKPEVLVGVNQTKINKRKIEFSNKNIETYDISNDSDEKFESDKPKKKVKSNQSLENVLREIATTAEENRDRRHKEKCDLLISLLGKSAKDTSSE
- the LOC139822110 gene encoding putative nuclease HARBI1 isoform X2 gives rise to the protein MNRQRLVLILTEFIFSEDSSDNEDMEIIAKVINSIPRKIPRIPTFLQFKSRFRISRETCDFLVDLFEQSEYYSLEGERKGGYKSKTALEHILCFLWFAGNKCVIRSVADLFDMSLSTTHLIIIRVINFLCDIAPSIIKFPQTAEERETNAIQFKEICHIPGIVGCIDGSYISIRTPSHKIRSTYVNRHDETAITLQGICDAQNRFIDVFTGISSKIHDARVYSMSFIREKVCQMGEDYHIIGDAAYPLSTNLITPYKDYGILNETERTFNYSFCKARVKIENTFGILKGRFRQLMHLEMWSVLKMSKFIMACCVLHNLCIVNNDNLEFLEYVEIHDTEPNEYILYPLQQREAGKQKRDRLATKLMEDITLHRVHRDT
- the LOC139822110 gene encoding putative nuclease HARBI1 isoform X1, with the protein product MNRQRLVLILTEFIFSEDSSDNEDMEIIAKVINSIPRKIPRIPTFLQVIELYNDKEFKSRFRISRETCDFLVDLFEQSEYYSLEGERKGGYKSKTALEHILCFLWFAGNKCVIRSVADLFDMSLSTTHLIIIRVINFLCDIAPSIIKFPQTAEERETNAIQFKEICHIPGIVGCIDGSYISIRTPSHKIRSTYVNRHDETAITLQGICDAQNRFIDVFTGISSKIHDARVYSMSFIREKVCQMGEDYHIIGDAAYPLSTNLITPYKDYGILNETERTFNYSFCKARVKIENTFGILKGRFRQLMHLEMWSVLKMSKFIMACCVLHNLCIVNNDNLEFLEYVEIHDTEPNEYILYPLQQREAGKQKRDRLATKLMEDITLHRVHRDT